The segment CGTGTCGGCCGTGCTGTTCCTGCCGGTGGGCGTCGTCCTGGTGGTGCGCCACCCGCCGACCGCCCAGGCCGTCGTCTGTGCCGTCGCCGCGGGGGTCCTCTCCTCGGCGGTGCCCTACCTCGCCGATCTCCTCACGCTGCGGTTCGTGCCCGCCGCCGCGTTCGGCCTGTTCATGAGCGTCAACCCGGTGCTCGCGGCGCTGGTCGGCCGGTTCGGGCTCGGGCAGCACCTCGGACTCGTCGACTGGGCGGCCGTCGGCGCCGTCGTCGGCGCCAACGCGCTCAGCATCCTGGTGCCGCGCCGGTGAACGCGCCGGCGGCCGGGGCGCGGGGCGGGGTCAGGACCCGGCGCGCTCCGCGTTGCGCTTCTTGATGCGGACGGTCTCCTTGCGGACCTCGGCCTGCGTGGCGCGCTCCTTCTCCAGCCACTCGGGCCCGGCGTCCTTGATGGCCTCGATCTGCTCGGTGGTGAGCGCCTCGGTCACCCCGCCGCGGGCCAGGCCGGCGATGGAGACGCCCAGCTTGGCCGCGACCACCGGACGCGGGTGCGGACCGGTCTCGCGCAGCTCGACCAGCCACCGGGGCGGGTTCGCCTGGAGCTCGTTCAGCTCGGCGCGCGAGACGACGCCCTCCTGGAACTCGGCGGGCGTGGCGGGGAGGTGCACACCCAGCTTCTTCGCCGCGGTGGCGGGCTTCATCGTCTGGGTGCTCTGCTGCGACTTCATACCGTCCAGGGTATCGGCCGCGGCGGAGGGCTCCGACCACAGCCGGTAGCCTTGCGGGATGACCGACTCGGCGGATTCCCCCTCGTTCCGGCTCGCGTACGTCCCCGGAGTGACGCCCGCCAAGTGGGTGCGGATCTGGCAGGAGCGCCTGCCCGACATCCCCCTCACCCTCCTCCAGGTGACCGCCGAGGAGGCCTCCGTCGTCCTGCGCGAGGGCGCCGCCGACGCCGCCTTCGTCCGCCTCCCGGTGGACCGGACGGTGTTCAGCGCGATCCCGCTGTACACGGAGACGACCGTCGTCGTGGTGCCCAGGGACCACGTGATCACGGCGGCCGAGGAGATCACCTTGGACGACCTGGCCGACGAGGTGGTCCTGCACCCCCTCGACGACGTCATGGGCTGGGAGCGGCCGCCCGGCGAGCCCGCCTTCGAGCGTCCGGCGACCACCGAGGACGCCGTCGAGCTGGTCGCCGCGAACATCGGCGTCCTGGTCGTCCCGCAGTCGCTGGCCCGCCTCCACCACCGCAGGGACCTCACCTACCGCACGGTCGCCGACGCTCCCGGGTCGGACGTCGCCCTCGCCTGGCCGGAGGAGGCGACCACCGACCTGGTCGAGGACTTCATCGGCATCGTCCGGGGCCGCACCGTGAACAGCACGCGGGGCCGCGACCGGCAGGCTCCGGCCGAGGCGCCCAAGGGCGAACGGCGCAAGCCGCAGCCGGGCGGCGCCGCGCGCAGGAGCACCGCCCAGGGCGCCGCCCGCGGTCGCGGCGCGGGCGCCAAGGGCGGGGCGGCGAGGGGCGGGGCCGCGAAGGGCGGCGGCCGGCGCGGTACCGGCGGCGGAAAGCCCCGCCGCCGTTCGTAGCGCGCCACCGGCGGCGCGGGTCCGCCGCCGGCAGCGGTGCGTCCCCGCACGTCAGGGCTGGTACGTCGCCGCGCTCGCGGTGCTCACCGCCTTCGCCCCGTCGGCCGCGCCGAGCAGTCCCGCGGCCACCCAGGCGTCCACGACGGTCCGCACCCGTGCCACCAGTGCGGGCTTTCCGGCGAAGGGAGCCGCCGCCCAGACCTCGTCGAGCAGGGTGGTGCCGTCCGCCTTCGCCGGGTTGGCGACACCCGAGTCGGTGTTCCCGAACACGATCCGGGGCTCGGCCCGCCGCACGTAGGCGTGGGTCGGATCCTCGGTGCCCTCGAAGAAGGGGGCGAACTCCGTGCCGTCGAGAGTGAAGTGCAACGGCTTCCCGCTCACCGCGGTGAGGGACGGCAGCAGGTCGCCGGAGAGCGCCGCGTCGCGGTAGAGGCCGCACTTCAGGTACGTCGTCGCAAGGTCGCGGGCGACGAGGTTGACGGGGCCGAGGAACAGCGTCTGGAGGGCCGGGTCGTCGGCGGCCTTCTCCACCCGCAGCCGGAAGGGCATGGTCACGCGGACGACGTCACCGTCCCGCCAGGTCCGCGACACCGTGAAGTAGCTGCCGGGCACGGGTGTCCCGCCGGCCCTGCGCCCGTTGACCGTCACCTGGAAGCCGGCCGTCGCCCAGGACGGCACGCGCAGCCGCAGCGCGAAGGCGGCCGTGCGTCCCCGCACGGTGAGCGTGGTGCCCTGCTCGCGCGGGAAGTCGGTGCTCTGCGTGACGGTGACGCCCTTCTCGGCCCAGGTCAGCACGGACGG is part of the Streptomyces asoensis genome and harbors:
- a CDS encoding DUF5997 family protein; translated protein: MKSQQSTQTMKPATAAKKLGVHLPATPAEFQEGVVSRAELNELQANPPRWLVELRETGPHPRPVVAAKLGVSIAGLARGGVTEALTTEQIEAIKDAGPEWLEKERATQAEVRKETVRIKKRNAERAGS
- a CDS encoding LysR family substrate-binding domain-containing protein, encoding MTDSADSPSFRLAYVPGVTPAKWVRIWQERLPDIPLTLLQVTAEEASVVLREGAADAAFVRLPVDRTVFSAIPLYTETTVVVVPRDHVITAAEEITLDDLADEVVLHPLDDVMGWERPPGEPAFERPATTEDAVELVAANIGVLVVPQSLARLHHRRDLTYRTVADAPGSDVALAWPEEATTDLVEDFIGIVRGRTVNSTRGRDRQAPAEAPKGERRKPQPGGAARRSTAQGAARGRGAGAKGGAARGGAAKGGGRRGTGGGKPRRRS